A region of Bacteroidota bacterium DNA encodes the following proteins:
- a CDS encoding nicotinate-nucleotide adenylyltransferase — protein sequence MKIGLFFGSFNPIHIGHMAIANYMVAFTGIQQVWFVVSPHNPLKEKKTLLSDMHRLRLVREAIADDARFKASNIEFKLPRPSYTINTLAYLKEKYPANQFALIIGMDNLQTFHKWKNYEEILKQYELYVYPRQTGTPSLKESGGVRPDHPKVKLTGAPIMEISSTFIREAIRDKKDIRHYLPEAVYKYIVEMHFYEK from the coding sequence ATGAAAATCGGTTTATTCTTCGGTTCTTTCAATCCCATCCATATTGGCCATATGGCCATTGCAAATTACATGGTTGCTTTCACCGGCATTCAGCAGGTGTGGTTCGTGGTATCACCGCACAATCCGTTGAAAGAGAAAAAAACGTTGTTGTCCGATATGCATCGGTTACGTTTGGTGAGAGAGGCTATCGCGGATGATGCCCGCTTTAAGGCCAGTAATATTGAGTTCAAATTGCCCCGGCCATCTTATACGATCAATACACTTGCCTATTTAAAGGAAAAGTATCCGGCTAACCAATTTGCGCTTATTATCGGTATGGATAATTTGCAAACATTTCACAAGTGGAAAAATTACGAAGAGATTTTGAAGCAATACGAGCTATATGTTTATCCGCGGCAAACTGGTACTCCCTCCCTGAAGGAGAGCGGTGGAGTGAGGCCCGATCACCCCAAAGTAAAATTGACCGGGGCTCCGATCATGGAAATATCCTCAACATTTATACGTGAAGCTATTCGTGATAAAAAAGATATACGTCATTATTTGCCCGAAGCAGTTTATAAATACATTGTTGAAATGCATTTTTACGAAAAATGA
- a CDS encoding ATP-binding protein translates to MKPGLQHQCSLILLRGLPGSGKSTLAALLSENGKYPVLSIDSYFTHVHTGEYNFDHKKNHLAYTQCEKQTKGKMEMGCPKILVDNTFTLEWEMEPYFKLAAEYDYRIFVITVENRHGGKNIHNISIAQMEKMADKYKVKLMP, encoded by the coding sequence ATGAAGCCTGGACTTCAACACCAATGCTCTTTAATATTACTTCGTGGTTTGCCCGGTAGCGGAAAATCAACACTTGCCGCATTACTCAGTGAAAATGGCAAATATCCTGTCCTTTCCATTGACAGTTATTTCACCCATGTGCATACAGGAGAATATAATTTTGATCATAAAAAAAACCACCTGGCTTATACGCAATGTGAAAAACAAACAAAGGGAAAAATGGAAATGGGTTGCCCCAAAATTTTGGTTGACAATACATTTACATTGGAATGGGAAATGGAACCTTATTTTAAACTCGCTGCTGAATATGATTACAGGATATTTGTGATTACTGTCGAGAACCGGCATGGGGGCAAAAACATTCACAATATTTCCATAGCGCAGATGGAAAAAATGGCTGATAAGTATAAGGTTAAGCTGATGCCATAA
- a CDS encoding GntR family transcriptional regulator: MTEIGKLNTLRVVKELDFGIYLDGEQLGEILMPRRYVPAGTKPGDKLEVFIYLDSEDRFIATTERPFASVGDFALLDVVGVNSVGAFLDWGLPKDLLVPFREQKQKLEVGKSYVVFVYLDVETNRIVASAKPEKFLDRSPADFEEGEGVDLLILSKTDLGYKAMINKTHTGVLYKNEVFESLEKGQQLKGYIRKIRPDGKVDLILHKPGYEKVDDISKQILDKLKEKSGFIALNDKSSAESIYEMFRVSKKTYKKAIGALYRERVITIEDAGIRLN; this comes from the coding sequence ATGACTGAAATAGGAAAACTGAATACGTTACGTGTTGTTAAAGAACTTGATTTCGGGATCTACCTGGATGGGGAGCAGCTGGGTGAAATATTAATGCCGCGCAGATATGTGCCCGCAGGCACTAAGCCGGGGGATAAACTGGAAGTATTTATTTACCTTGATTCGGAAGATCGCTTTATTGCCACAACCGAAAGGCCATTTGCATCGGTTGGTGATTTTGCCCTGCTTGATGTGGTTGGTGTTAATTCAGTTGGCGCTTTTTTAGATTGGGGTCTGCCGAAGGATTTGCTGGTTCCGTTTCGTGAACAAAAGCAAAAACTGGAAGTTGGAAAATCTTATGTTGTGTTTGTTTACCTTGATGTTGAAACGAATCGCATTGTTGCATCAGCCAAACCGGAGAAATTCCTGGACCGATCCCCTGCTGATTTTGAAGAAGGTGAGGGGGTAGATTTGTTGATCCTCAGTAAGACCGACCTTGGTTACAAAGCCATGATAAACAAAACGCATACGGGGGTGTTGTATAAAAATGAAGTGTTTGAATCGCTCGAAAAAGGACAGCAGCTTAAAGGATATATTCGTAAAATCAGGCCCGATGGAAAAGTTGATCTCATACTACATAAACCCGGCTACGAAAAGGTGGATGATATTTCGAAACAGATATTGGATAAGCTGAAAGAGAAAAGCGGATTTATCGCGCTCAATGACAAAAGTTCAGCCGAAAGCATTTACGAAATGTTCCGCGTCAGCAAAAAGACGTATAAAAAAGCGATTGGAGCTTTATATCGCGAGCGTGTTATCACAATTGAAGATGCCGGTATACGGCTAAACTAA
- a CDS encoding DUF420 domain-containing protein, with product MSDRAVFRIVFGVSVFVFITVVVLNKKLIPPPSTIPVVVYQLPKLHAFLNGTCSILLVCSFMAIRRKKIALHKKLNITAFFLSSLFLLSYITYHYMAGDTAFPKDNPLRPVYLFILISHIILAAGVLPLILLSFYRGLQGQIDKHRKLTRWSFPVWLYVTVTGVVVYLMISPYYTH from the coding sequence ATGAGTGATCGCGCAGTTTTTCGAATAGTATTTGGAGTGTCGGTGTTTGTATTTATTACTGTTGTTGTTTTAAACAAAAAGCTCATTCCGCCTCCTTCAACTATTCCGGTAGTTGTTTATCAACTCCCGAAATTACACGCGTTCCTGAACGGTACATGCAGCATATTGCTTGTTTGTTCGTTTATGGCGATCAGGCGAAAGAAAATTGCCTTACATAAAAAGTTAAATATTACAGCGTTCTTTTTATCCTCCTTGTTTTTACTCTCATACATAACTTACCATTACATGGCCGGCGATACTGCATTTCCGAAGGATAATCCTTTGCGGCCGGTTTATCTCTTTATACTTATTTCGCACATTATTTTAGCGGCGGGAGTGTTACCCCTTATCCTTTTATCTTTTTATCGCGGTCTGCAGGGGCAAATTGATAAACATCGTAAATTAACACGCTGGAGTTTCCCGGTCTGGCTGTACGTAACTGTTACGGGAGTGGTGGTGTATTTGATGATATCTCCGTATTATACACATTAA
- the hrpB gene encoding ATP-dependent helicase HrpB, translating into MAEELPILNVIPEVKEKLLHHRMLILQAPPGAGKSTVLPIELMNEQWLKGKKILMLEPRRLAARSVAGRMAVLINDEIGKTIGYRVRFDNKVSSGMRVEVVTEGILTRMLQTDNSLEDVGLVIFDEFHERSLHADLALALCLQAQQVLRDDLRILIMSATLDGNRLSSLLNSAPVVNCEGRQFPVKINYINTDSAVPLPLSVTRAIKKALTENEGDVLVFLPGTGEIHRTNELLETEHISARVHLLYGDLSPQQQQLAILPDPKGRRKVILATSIAETSLTIEGITVVVDSGYSRIPKFDLRTGLTRLETVRVTKDAADQRAGRAGRLGPGVCYRLWSEGTNIHLNPQRNPEIMDADLAPLLLELCNWGIKDVNELTWISPPPVGAVNQARELLQQLGAIHKSEITQRGKEMLRLPTHPRIAHMLLEAQLDDKKGKQKGLTAIATDIAALLEERDPLQKESGADLTLRLEALRKWRAKERVNADRISLERIERIALSWRKMLKLEMDNAIPAEEDVGLLLAAAYPERIARQLGKDDARFRLANGRIVKLREEDPLIREEWLAVAHLDAGNKEGKIFLAAPLNHEDLLHLAELVEVLTWDPQRGIIIAVTETRIGSITIESTPLKKIPDEQRVKILCDAIRSEGINNMLNWLPAIKDWQTRIMSLRVWRPAEEWPDVRDEVLLNSLEEWLGPYLAEVSKRDELKKLDLTIALGGFLSWELNRRLDELAPAALKVPSGSMIRLTYFEDGGSPEMAVRLQEVFGMLETPAVNEGRNKVLLHLLSPARRPVQVTQDIHSFWKNTYAEVRKELRIRYPRHSWPEDPWTAQAIRGPVRRKNN; encoded by the coding sequence ATGGCAGAAGAGCTTCCTATTTTAAATGTTATCCCCGAAGTAAAAGAAAAACTTTTACATCATCGTATGCTTATCCTTCAGGCTCCGCCGGGTGCAGGGAAGTCTACTGTACTTCCCATTGAGTTAATGAATGAACAGTGGTTGAAGGGAAAAAAAATACTGATGCTGGAGCCGAGAAGACTGGCCGCAAGATCTGTGGCCGGCCGGATGGCTGTATTAATTAATGATGAAATTGGAAAAACGATCGGGTACCGCGTTCGTTTCGATAATAAAGTAAGTTCAGGTATGCGCGTTGAGGTTGTAACAGAAGGAATACTTACACGCATGCTGCAAACCGACAACTCATTGGAGGATGTGGGACTGGTGATCTTTGATGAATTTCATGAGCGCAGCCTGCATGCCGACCTTGCACTTGCCCTTTGTTTGCAGGCACAGCAGGTGTTGCGGGATGATCTGCGCATACTTATTATGTCGGCCACATTGGATGGGAACAGGCTTTCTTCATTGCTTAACAGTGCTCCTGTAGTTAATTGTGAAGGACGGCAGTTTCCGGTTAAAATAAATTACATAAATACAGATTCTGCGGTTCCGCTTCCTTTGAGTGTAACGCGTGCAATAAAAAAGGCGCTCACAGAAAACGAAGGAGATGTTTTGGTTTTTTTACCCGGTACAGGTGAAATACACAGGACAAATGAGCTGCTTGAAACAGAACATATAAGCGCTAGGGTTCACTTGCTTTATGGCGACCTTTCGCCGCAACAGCAGCAGCTGGCTATTTTACCTGATCCGAAGGGAAGGCGGAAAGTCATACTGGCGACTTCCATCGCTGAAACTTCATTGACCATTGAAGGCATTACAGTTGTTGTTGACAGTGGTTACTCGCGAATCCCTAAGTTTGATCTGCGTACCGGACTTACGCGATTGGAAACTGTTCGTGTTACAAAAGACGCAGCTGACCAGCGTGCAGGCCGTGCGGGCCGGCTTGGTCCGGGAGTTTGCTATAGGTTGTGGAGTGAGGGTACAAACATCCACCTGAATCCTCAGCGTAATCCCGAAATCATGGATGCGGATCTGGCTCCACTCTTGCTTGAATTATGTAATTGGGGTATAAAAGATGTAAATGAACTTACGTGGATAAGTCCGCCTCCGGTTGGAGCCGTAAATCAAGCCCGTGAATTATTGCAACAGCTTGGAGCGATCCATAAATCGGAGATCACTCAACGTGGAAAGGAAATGCTTCGCTTGCCAACCCACCCGCGTATCGCGCATATGCTATTGGAAGCTCAGTTGGATGATAAGAAGGGAAAGCAGAAAGGGCTCACCGCGATCGCAACTGATATTGCAGCCCTGTTGGAAGAGCGCGACCCTTTGCAAAAAGAATCGGGGGCTGATCTTACACTCAGGCTGGAGGCGCTGAGAAAATGGAGAGCCAAAGAGCGCGTTAACGCGGATAGAATTTCACTGGAACGTATTGAACGTATTGCTTTGTCGTGGAGAAAAATGCTTAAGCTGGAAATGGATAATGCAATTCCGGCTGAGGAAGATGTTGGCTTGTTGCTTGCGGCTGCATACCCTGAGCGTATTGCAAGGCAGCTGGGTAAAGATGATGCCAGGTTTCGTTTGGCGAATGGGCGTATTGTAAAATTAAGGGAGGAGGATCCTTTGATACGCGAAGAGTGGTTAGCTGTGGCACATTTGGATGCAGGAAATAAAGAGGGCAAAATATTCCTCGCGGCCCCTCTGAACCATGAAGACCTCTTACACCTCGCTGAACTCGTAGAAGTATTGACATGGGATCCACAAAGGGGAATTATAATTGCCGTTACCGAAACACGTATCGGGAGTATCACTATTGAAAGCACACCATTAAAAAAAATTCCGGATGAACAACGTGTTAAAATATTGTGTGACGCGATCCGTTCGGAAGGAATAAATAATATGCTGAACTGGCTACCAGCTATTAAGGATTGGCAGACACGGATAATGAGCCTTCGTGTATGGCGGCCTGCTGAAGAATGGCCCGATGTGCGCGATGAGGTGCTGCTGAATTCGTTAGAAGAATGGCTTGGACCTTATTTGGCAGAAGTGAGTAAGCGGGATGAGCTGAAAAAATTAGATTTGACCATTGCGCTTGGAGGATTTTTGTCATGGGAATTGAACCGGCGATTGGACGAGCTCGCGCCTGCAGCCTTAAAAGTTCCGAGCGGGTCGATGATACGTTTAACTTATTTTGAGGATGGCGGTTCTCCCGAAATGGCTGTGCGTTTGCAGGAAGTTTTTGGAATGCTTGAAACACCTGCTGTAAATGAGGGAAGGAATAAAGTGCTTTTGCATTTGCTATCCCCTGCCCGCAGGCCGGTGCAGGTAACACAGGACATTCATAGCTTCTGGAAAAATACATACGCGGAAGTACGTAAAGAATTACGCATTCGTTATCCCAGGCATTCATGGCCCGAAGATCCATGGACGGCACAAGCTATCAGAGGGCCTGTAAGGAGAAAAAATAATTGA
- a CDS encoding leucine-rich repeat domain-containing protein, translated as MKIKIYTIIIAAIAAVEVNAQVKWPGIDYNIRNVYPVYTDLSLALREPDKVMALDLSNKFLMAYPEELAKLLNLRVLILDNNQIPELPVSILALKNLEVLSLSGNQLMLLPYEVARLPLLKELRVDHNYLPFLPVDIGTLGKLELLDASNNVLETLPKELGKLSLLKYLNISNNQLVEIPNELSGLVNLLRLDVSYNKLNNIPPKLTKLKQLKINVEGNLIEAPKGK; from the coding sequence ATGAAAATTAAAATTTATACAATAATTATCGCTGCAATAGCTGCTGTTGAAGTTAATGCCCAGGTAAAGTGGCCGGGAATTGATTATAACATCAGGAATGTCTACCCGGTTTATACCGATCTGTCACTTGCACTTAGGGAGCCTGACAAAGTGATGGCCCTCGATCTGAGTAATAAATTTTTAATGGCATATCCCGAAGAGCTGGCGAAACTTCTGAATCTGCGCGTGCTTATCCTTGATAACAATCAAATACCGGAATTGCCGGTTTCTATTTTGGCTTTGAAAAACCTGGAGGTACTTAGTTTGTCCGGCAACCAGTTGATGCTGCTTCCGTATGAAGTGGCACGACTACCTTTATTGAAAGAGCTGCGTGTTGACCACAATTACCTGCCTTTTTTGCCGGTGGATATAGGAACCCTGGGGAAACTTGAACTCCTTGATGCAAGTAATAATGTTCTGGAGACCTTGCCAAAAGAGCTTGGTAAGCTTTCACTCCTGAAATATTTGAACATCAGTAATAATCAACTGGTTGAAATACCAAACGAATTATCGGGACTGGTTAATCTGTTACGACTGGATGTAAGCTATAATAAATTGAACAACATACCCCCTAAACTGACCAAATTAAAACAATTGAAGATAAATGTGGAGGGCAACCTCATTGAGGCACCGAAAGGGAAATAG
- a CDS encoding putative DNA binding domain-containing protein has translation MAKKENQNIECKQSWRDEFLKTICAFANSHGGTLYVGLNDTGKIVGVENAKKLLEDVPNKIADMLHIIADVSMKREKSKEYILIKVKPYKTSVSFRGKYYSRSGSTTQELNGAELQNFLLEKSGVSWESIVEERATLKDIDPNTITKFKELAAKRFPAAAKEKSVTSLLEKLHLLHKGKPTRAAILLFGKDPRKFYISAYIKIGRFKDDAALVSMDDIYGNLFQQAEDTIEILKKKYLQSEITIKKLHREEELEYPEPALREAIVNSIVHRDYSDVHTQLKIYPDHLSLWNNGELSQKLTIEKLKEKHSSYPRNKLIADVFYKAAYIEAWGHGTVKMIEECKKAGLPEPLYEEDGGGMLITFRKDIYTEEYLLKIGLNERQVKAILFIKEAGSISNSKYQSINNCSRNTATNDLRGLITKKILLQKGSGVGAGSEYILAKK, from the coding sequence ATGGCTAAAAAAGAAAATCAAAATATAGAATGCAAACAGTCCTGGCGGGATGAGTTCCTGAAAACTATTTGTGCGTTTGCAAATAGTCATGGAGGAACGCTATATGTGGGATTGAATGATACTGGCAAAATTGTCGGAGTTGAAAATGCAAAAAAACTGTTGGAAGATGTTCCCAACAAAATTGCAGATATGCTTCATATCATAGCGGATGTAAGTATGAAGCGGGAAAAAAGTAAGGAATACATACTTATAAAAGTAAAACCTTATAAAACTTCTGTTTCTTTCAGAGGAAAATATTATTCCCGGTCAGGCAGCACTACTCAGGAATTAAATGGAGCTGAGCTTCAGAATTTTCTTTTAGAAAAGAGTGGGGTATCCTGGGAATCCATAGTAGAAGAACGGGCTACCCTTAAAGACATTGACCCCAATACCATCACTAAGTTTAAAGAGCTTGCGGCAAAAAGATTCCCGGCTGCTGCAAAAGAAAAATCGGTTACCAGCCTTCTTGAAAAACTGCACCTTCTTCATAAAGGGAAGCCAACACGTGCCGCCATATTGCTATTCGGAAAAGACCCTCGAAAATTCTACATAAGCGCATACATAAAAATTGGAAGATTCAAAGATGATGCTGCTCTTGTAAGCATGGATGATATATACGGCAACTTGTTCCAACAGGCGGAAGATACTATTGAAATTTTAAAGAAAAAATACCTGCAATCCGAAATAACAATCAAAAAATTACACAGGGAAGAAGAACTCGAGTACCCGGAACCCGCATTGCGTGAAGCCATTGTAAATTCAATAGTACACCGCGACTATTCCGATGTCCATACCCAATTAAAAATATATCCCGATCACCTTTCTTTGTGGAACAATGGTGAGCTGTCGCAAAAACTTACGATAGAAAAATTAAAGGAAAAACATTCTTCCTATCCGAGAAATAAACTGATTGCGGATGTATTTTATAAAGCTGCCTATATTGAAGCGTGGGGGCATGGAACAGTAAAAATGATTGAGGAATGTAAAAAAGCAGGACTCCCGGAACCTCTATACGAAGAAGATGGAGGCGGAATGTTGATTACTTTCAGAAAGGATATTTATACAGAAGAATATCTTTTAAAAATTGGACTGAATGAACGACAGGTAAAAGCAATATTGTTTATAAAAGAAGCTGGAAGCATCTCCAATTCCAAATATCAAAGTATTAATAATTGCTCAAGGAATACTGCGACCAATGACCTGAGAGGATTGATTACAAAAAAGATTTTATTGCAAAAAGGGTCGGGTGTTGGTGCAGGATCGGAATATATTTTAGCTAAAAAGTGA
- a CDS encoding TonB-dependent receptor: protein MKKYIFTPLISLACCLCMAQQRPIEGGQKNRGGISNLPAVGHIYGKVVDSKTKEPIPFASVAIFKKDSVIAGNFTKNNGEFSFENIPYGRFNLKITFIGFKTYQQVIMIVPQNEEQDLGDIQLQVEETLLKTAEIVEEKSTFEMNIDRKVFNVDKNITSRGGTATDVMKNIPSVTMDESGNAQLRQNNATIYVDGRPTNLTLDMIPADEIDKVEVITNPSAKFEASATGGIINIVMKSNIKPGYNGIVSGGIGTNDHYNGMIALNIKQKPIGFSMTYNYNAFKNPIHAYNYRTILYNGAIAGFYNSDNDKVFKNTFNKGSASFDYYINNRNTLTISQNITKGYFYTREDQSFRTADASDALVSRGSRITNTVIDFGNYTTKLLYRKTFPKKGKEFTADINHNSGLSKNPSVFTTNTYDSNGALLPLNPVLQNNQGRNENQMFTIQADYINPVNDSTKLEFGVRSNFKQSDQLMEVNRYDHTFDLYAIDTDLTNHYLITDMVNAGYINYSLRRKKLSYMLGLRFEESYYKGVLANKNDSTFQYSYPTGLDNLLNALFPSIFISKKIAEKKEMQVNISRKINRPNFRQMMPFIMSSDNKNYSIGNPNLTPEFITMAELNYNQQLAKGNLLFTLFIRNTQNPLTQYNYTFPADSTIVISTHINGRQSNTIGMDNTFKHTLFKGFEATWNMNLFYSFIDATYNNTTVSNQGFYYTTKLNLVYRLPQNFSVQLSGNYHSPKVIPQGTSTEQYYADCGVSKEIKKFITLTFSVSDIFDTKGQGNLTTTDDYIQDYWSRRETRYVKFTAMIRFGKADATMFKRKSASQQGDSEGEF, encoded by the coding sequence ATGAAAAAATACATTTTCACTCCTTTAATTAGCCTGGCTTGCTGCCTTTGTATGGCTCAGCAGCGTCCAATTGAAGGAGGTCAAAAAAACCGGGGAGGCATTTCCAATTTACCTGCAGTAGGTCATATTTATGGTAAGGTTGTCGATTCAAAAACAAAAGAACCCATTCCATTTGCCTCTGTTGCCATTTTCAAAAAGGATAGCGTAATCGCGGGGAATTTTACCAAAAACAATGGCGAATTCAGCTTTGAAAATATACCGTATGGCCGCTTCAACCTCAAAATAACTTTTATTGGCTTTAAAACATATCAACAAGTGATCATGATCGTCCCTCAAAATGAAGAGCAGGATCTTGGGGATATACAATTACAGGTAGAGGAAACCCTTCTTAAAACTGCTGAAATAGTTGAAGAAAAAAGCACTTTCGAAATGAACATCGACCGCAAAGTTTTTAATGTAGACAAAAATATTACCAGCAGGGGCGGCACAGCCACCGATGTGATGAAAAACATCCCTTCGGTAACTATGGATGAAAGCGGCAATGCGCAGCTCCGGCAAAACAACGCTACCATTTATGTTGATGGCCGGCCAACCAACCTTACGCTCGACATGATCCCTGCCGATGAAATAGATAAAGTAGAAGTAATTACTAATCCATCGGCAAAATTTGAAGCGAGTGCCACAGGTGGCATTATCAATATTGTTATGAAAAGCAATATAAAGCCCGGGTATAATGGCATTGTTTCAGGAGGAATCGGAACCAACGACCATTATAATGGCATGATTGCGCTGAATATTAAACAAAAGCCTATTGGATTTTCCATGACTTACAATTACAATGCTTTTAAAAATCCGATTCATGCATATAATTACCGCACCATTTTATACAATGGTGCCATTGCCGGCTTTTATAATTCGGATAATGACAAAGTTTTTAAAAACACTTTCAACAAAGGTTCCGCTTCATTTGATTATTATATCAACAACCGAAATACACTGACGATCTCACAAAATATCACAAAAGGATATTTTTACACGAGGGAAGATCAATCCTTCCGTACAGCTGATGCATCCGATGCACTAGTAAGCAGAGGCTCACGGATAACCAACACCGTTATTGATTTTGGGAATTACACAACAAAGCTTCTTTATAGGAAAACATTTCCGAAAAAGGGGAAAGAATTTACTGCCGACATAAATCACAATAGCGGGCTTTCAAAAAATCCAAGCGTATTTACAACTAACACATACGATAGCAACGGAGCATTGCTGCCCTTAAACCCTGTTCTTCAAAATAACCAGGGCCGCAATGAGAATCAAATGTTTACAATCCAGGCCGATTACATAAACCCGGTCAATGACAGCACTAAACTTGAATTTGGAGTGCGGTCTAATTTCAAACAAAGCGACCAATTAATGGAAGTGAACCGCTATGATCATACATTTGACCTTTATGCTATTGACACTGACTTAACGAATCACTACCTGATAACGGATATGGTTAACGCGGGATATATTAACTATTCACTCCGTCGTAAAAAATTAAGTTATATGCTGGGCCTGCGCTTTGAAGAGTCTTATTATAAAGGCGTCCTGGCAAATAAAAATGATTCTACCTTTCAGTATTCCTACCCGACAGGGCTCGACAATCTTCTGAATGCACTGTTCCCAAGCATTTTTATCAGCAAAAAAATAGCCGAAAAAAAGGAAATGCAGGTTAATATTTCACGCAAAATCAACCGGCCCAACTTCAGGCAAATGATGCCATTTATCATGAGCAGCGACAATAAAAATTATTCGATCGGAAATCCGAATCTTACACCCGAATTCATAACTATGGCCGAATTAAATTATAATCAACAATTAGCAAAAGGCAACCTGCTCTTTACCCTGTTCATCCGCAACACTCAAAACCCGCTTACACAATACAATTATACCTTCCCTGCTGATTCCACGATAGTTATCAGCACACACATTAACGGCAGACAAAGCAACACCATTGGCATGGACAACACGTTTAAACATACCTTGTTCAAGGGGTTTGAAGCCACATGGAATATGAACCTGTTCTATTCGTTCATTGATGCCACCTATAATAATACAACAGTAAGCAACCAGGGCTTTTATTATACCACAAAACTGAATTTAGTTTATCGTTTGCCGCAAAATTTTTCTGTTCAATTATCCGGCAATTACCATTCCCCAAAAGTTATTCCGCAAGGAACCAGCACAGAACAATATTATGCCGATTGCGGAGTAAGTAAAGAGATAAAAAAATTCATCACGCTAACCTTCAGCGTAAGCGATATATTTGATACAAAAGGACAGGGAAACCTCACGACTACTGATGATTACATCCAGGACTACTGGAGCCGCCGCGAAACAAGGTATGTAAAATTTACTGCGATGATCCGTTTTGGAAAAGCGGATGCAACTATGTTCAAACGGAAATCTGCATCACAACAGGGTGATTCGGAAGGGGAATTTTAA